The Phlebotomus papatasi isolate M1 chromosome 3, Ppap_2.1, whole genome shotgun sequence genomic sequence aggtactaatttgtttatttatttatttatttaaaaattaaactgcCTTTGAAACTCTGCgtctcttacggcgttatcacacgtgcacattaaaattttaatgtgattcacattaattgtcgcttgtgagcgtccaaatatgttatttgtgtctttgagtcacttaatatttggggtttttctatttattgataaagaagtgcacttggcctgcaaaaataagtttaaatttacctaaagcataaatatttttcacattaaaaaattaaagagaaaatcgcattaatttttcgcattaatgctataaatcaaattttgcgggccaagtctacctttttatcaacaaatagatcaaattttgaatataaaatgattcaaacacacgaattacacatttggactctcaccagtgtGACGTGGTGAATTTAACAGTGTATAACTGTCAGTTGAAATATAGTTGAGTTGAGATTGCCGAAGAAGACGCACGTGTTTTAATTGAATTGAGCCCCGTCGTTACATGGTGTCAGAAGAAGCCCAAAATGCCCCAAGTAGCAGCTCAAGAAGCCCAAGAAGTGCAGCAGACTAGAGAAGTAGGTCAAAAGCCCAAGCCATTTGTTTTGGGAGGAGATGAAAGACGCAAATGGAGGTTATGGGAAGCTTCCTTTGGCTGGTATGCCAACAACATTGAGCTCAGTAAAATGTCCGGAAGCAAGCAGGTGACAATTTTTCTGTCCTGTTTGGGGCCAGAGATCATAGACATCCTTGACAGTTTTGATTTGACGGAAAATCAGATGACGCAACTTTCCACAGTCAAAGAGAGATTTCGGGCACACTTCAATGCTCAAGATAATCCAGCATATGAGGCCTGGGTATTCAATAAATCTGATCAAGAAGAGGGAGAGACGTTCACCGACTACGTGACAAAGCTCAAAGCTCAGGTAAAAAGGTGCAGTTTTACCGAAACAGGCAGCAATTTGGTCAATAGATTGGTGCGTGATAGAATAATCAGTGGAGTGAGATCAGAGACACTCAGAACAAAGCTACTGGAGGAACATAATCTCTCTCTGGAGAAAGCAGTGAGTATGGGCAAGGCTCATGAGGCAGCTGTTAGTCAGAACAAGAAGATTGCAGAAGATTTCCGTGAAGTAAAAAGTGAGGTTAACCTTGTTAAACGTGGGGCTGCTGCGCAAAAGCGCAAAACATGTGCTTGGTGTGGGAGAGAACACAAGCCGAGAGAATGTCCAGCATACGGAAAAACTTGTGGAAAATGTGGAAAACTCGGGCATTTTAAAGATGTTTGTCGCAGTAAGGCTTCTGCAAGGACCAGGAAGGTTGAAAAGGAGATCGATGATTCTGAAAGTGACTGCAGCGAAGAAAAAGTTGTGGATTCACTTAAAGTGTTTCAAGTCGGTGGGAAGGCTGATGGTGATAGATGGACCGAAAAAGTGATGTGTGGGCGTAAGAGAATCAAAGTGGCAATTGATACTGGAGCTCAATGCAGCGTGATGTCAGCGAAGACAGCTAATTTAATAGGAGTAGGTTCTGTGCAGAAATCTCCAATCAAGAGGCTAGTAACGTACAGTGGAGACAAGATACTGGTAAAGGGTAGAGCGTTTGTGGATTGTGTGATTCGTGGGGAGACATTCCGAATTTCTTTCCAAGTGGTAGACAAGGATTGTGCTACCATTTTGGATGGTGATTCTGCTGTGAAAGCCAAGTTGATTACTCGCATTCAACAAGTGACAGCTGACCGGGCAGAGGACTCCACCTATGGATTTGGTGAGTTGAAAGAGTATATTTATGACGCTGACGTTATAGAAAACCCCCAGTTTGTGAAACACCCTCCGCGTAAAATTCCTCATCGTAGCCGCGATACGGTAAAGACAGAGCTTGACAAGATGGTACAATTAGGCGTGATAGAGCCCTGTCTAGAACCAACAGAGGCTGTATCACCGTTGGTTATCGTGAGGCGTAATGGCAAAATTCGCATTTGTATTGATCTCACAGacgtaaataaaaatttgaagaggCGCGAATTTCCTTTGAATAGCCTAGAAGAAATCGCGGCACGCTTGGCAGGCAGTAAAGTATTCACATTACTGGACTGTACCAAGGGTTTTTGGCAGATACCATTGTCAAAACGTACATCGAGGCTATGTACGTTCAGTACGCCTTGGGGAAGGTATTCATGTAAAAGACTCCCATTCGGGTTGGCCACAGCCCCTGAACTTTTCCAACAAATCATGACGCAAATGCTAGGGGATTTGTCGggagtggaaatttccatggatGATATTCTCATTCATGCGAAAGATGAGAAGACACTACGAGAAATCACAAAAGAAGTCATAAGAAGGCTGTCTGAAAAAGGAATGAAGTTGAATGCTGAAAAATGTGTATTCAATAAGAGTAGTCTTCAGTTTCTGGGACATTTGGTGACAGATGAAGGTCTAAAAGTCTGTCCAAGCAAAGTACAAGCTATCCAAAATATGCCAGCTCCAGCAAACAGAGAAAATCTGCGCACCTTTTTGGGAATGGTAACTTATCTAGCCAAATTCATACCCAATCTTTCTCGTATTACAGAGCCCTTGCGAGATCTCGTAAACAGTGATGAAGATTACAAGTGGAAGTCAGAGCATCAGAAGGCTTTTGACACTATTAAAAAGAGTCTTCAGGAAGCGCCTGTGCTGCAGTATTTCAAGGTGGGCGATCCAGTAGTGCTCTCGGTTGACAGCTCTTCGAGAGCCTATGGAGCGGTATTGATGCAAAATGGCTTGCCGGTGGCATATGCAACAAGAAGTTTGACATCAGCAGAGCAAAACTATCCGCAACTGGAAAAAGAGGCAGGTGCTATTCGGTTTGGATGTACAAAATTTCACAGTTATATTTGGGGTGCGGCAGTCACCATTGAAACTGATCATAAACCGTTAGAAGTAATCTTCAGGAAGCCAATGGTTGATGCTCCACCGAGACTCAGAAGAATTCTATATGATGTCAAACCTTATGCACCCAAAGTTGTGTACAAACCAGGAAAGGAGATTCCAGTCGCAGATGCATTGAGCAGAATTTGTGCTTCTGAAGAGGCAACGTCAGAGGAAATCTTGGCTGATGAAAGGGAGGTTTATGCGATTTCATGCCTGGAGAAGTCAGCAGAAATTCGTTATAAAAACGCTACTTTGGAGGACAAAACTCTTCAGGATCTGATGCGATATATTAAGACAGGATGGCCAGATCACGCGAATCAAGTTAAACAATCAGTAAGAAGCTATTTTACGTTTAAAGAGGAGCTCTCGGAGTATGAAGGAATAGTCTACAAAGGCGAAAAGATTGTGATACCGGAAGCAGAAAGGGCAACTTTGCTTAAACTTATCCACAAAGGTCATAACGGTATTAATTCAAGTATTCGATTGGCAAGAGAGTTTCTATACTGGCCCGGCATGGCagctgatattaaaaattttgtggaaaaatgtcGGGTGTGTCAGCAAACACAAGCAGCGAAGCAGAAGGAagagattttcttgaagaagATTCCTGAATATCCGTTCCAGATTGTGGCTAGTGATTTGTTTCATTTCGCTACATATGATTTTGTGCTCCTTGTGGATTCATTCAGTGGATTCTACGAGTTCAAGAAACTGCCTGAGGCTAGTTCTGAAGAAGTCATTCGTTTTCTAAAGGAGAAATTTGCTTTACTTGGTTGTCCAGAAGAGTTACATACAGACGGAGGACCTCAGTATTCGTCAAAAGCGTTTACCCAATTTGCAAGAGATTGGGGATTCAAACATGAAAAATCCAGTCCTGGATTTCCACGTGCCAATGGGTTGGCTGAGCGCTATGTTCAGAAGGCAAAAAAGTTGATTAAGAAGTGTTCATTAAGCGGTGAAGACATTCATCATGCGCTTCTAGTGCAACGGAATGTGCCCAAAGAAAATCTTGGTTCGCCGATGGAACGATTGATGGGAAGAAGAACACGTACAAATTTGTGTGCTGCAAAGGAGTTGCTTTCCCCAAAAGATACGCCAAATGTCACGGAAATGTTGCAGAAGTGTCGAGAGAAACAGAAAGTCTACGCTGATCGCGGAGCGAAAAGATTCAAAGAGTTAAAAATTCAAAGCAGAGTCAGGATGCAGAATACGGATGGTTCATGGTCGTCTGGAACggtgaaagaaaaaaagggggAAAGATCATATGTCGTGGTGTTGGATGATGGTCGTGAACTATGGAGAAATAGCCATTTCATTGAGCCAACAAAGTCAGCAGGACCAATCATTCCAGATAGATTTGTGAAGTTCCCGGATCTTGTTGGAGAGGCGGAGTCTACAGAACAGACTGAAGTGCAGGCAAACGCAGAAGTTGAAGAAGGACTAAGTCAGCAACCAAGGCCGAACGGTTCGCAAATTAGAGAGGAGCAGCCTGGACCATCTACAGGACGTTATGTCACTCGATCTggtagagaagttaagccacctGAGAAATTGAATTTGTGAGTCGTTAACTATATTCTTTATTTGATTATTTGAATCTAATGAAGTCAGTCACTATTAAATTTAGAAGAGTGTTTTCaatctaattaaatatttcaaatggaGTTGCTTATTTAAAAGAGAAAGGATGTGACGTGGTGAATTTAACAGTGTATAACTGTCAGTTGAAATATAGTTGAGTTGAGATTGCCGAAGAAGACGCACGTGTTTTAATTGAATTGAGCCCCGTCGTTAcaaccagcgacaattaatgtgaatcatattaaaattttaatgtgcaagtgtgataacacagttagaggcATAATAACAGAGGtttatgcgtccaccgccgtcttagcgttggtgcccaACGCAAAATTTTTGGTGACCATGGATGAGCTAAtatttggaacaaatatgtaccgaaattttttacagtataggggaaggttttcaggcgtcgcacatactctggcttcaaacacttgaTAATTTCCCCGtattccttcaatgaatctgacctaatggcGATACATTTTAATAGTCAGtctttaagtcacacatttcctgaaaaaatacgTCAGATTTGTTAAAGGAATATAGCAaaattatgaagtgttcgaagccagactgTGTACGATGCCTGAAGGCCTTCTCCTACCTAGTGGAGCCCATTACTTTTCACTCTATTTTTCTCTTCtgaattttatatattattttgtgaattttaagtgaaaattattttctttgtcttctcaaaaaattaataaagcctaaaagttaaaaacaaaaatttgcaaatttttactaCATTTTTAACAAAGTAAATTGCAAGAACTGTGAACCTCTGCCCAAGATATTCGGTTAAAAATCCAATTTGGCGAATCTTCAAGTGAGCCAGCTAGCCTGAGCTCACAGATTTAATTCTCATCAGTTGATCGTCTCAATTCCACCGCGACGGTGCTCGAAAGCGCGCAAAATCCCGGGGAGATCTTTTATACTCGGTGCGTCCCAATTAAGATCACTCTGTGTGAATTCTAATTCAACTTAATAGCAGGCAAAAAAACGTAATTTAGGTAAATTTCTAAACGTGAATTGAAAAGTGCAGGAGATTATTTTGTGCAGgaagaaaattttagaattttcgcTCAATACAATGGATCAAGATTCTGggcgaaaaaaaattcaatgatcACTTTTTTCACACAATTCTACTGAAGAGAAAAGTGAGAAACCAGTGAAAATATGtagctatttttaaataaatgtagtGTCCATATCAGTTGTATGTTTTTCTATGTCGTGTGGATATAAAAAAGTGAATCTCAATCTTACGCAATCGCCATAGTTCTTTAAATTGCgaagaaagaaaagaagaagaaaaagagtggatgtatttgtgagaaaaaaaggagcTATTGGATATTGGAAGATCATCAAGGACAGAGGTGATCAGGAATACGCACAAGTCATCGAGCTCTGGTCACATATTTCATCCCAACGTTGTCCCAATTCCCTTGAGACGTGTACATTTACACTCCTCTCCTAGTGAAATGGTTTGATGACTAGTTAGAGAGACGAGGCAGTCAAAAggtaaaaagaaaagtcat encodes the following:
- the LOC129806196 gene encoding uncharacterized protein LOC129806196; translated protein: MPQVAAQEAQEVQQTREVGQKPKPFVLGGDERRKWRLWEASFGWYANNIELSKMSGSKQVTIFLSCLGPEIIDILDSFDLTENQMTQLSTVKERFRAHFNAQDNPAYEAWVFNKSDQEEGETFTDYVTKLKAQVKRCSFTETGSNLVNRLVRDRIISGVRSETLRTKLLEEHNLSLEKAVSMGKAHEAAVSQNKKIAEDFREVKSEVNLVKRGAAAQKRKTCAWCGREHKPRECPAYGKTCGKCGKLGHFKDVCRSKASARTRKVEKEIDDSESDCSEEKVVDSLKVFQVGGKADGDRWTEKVMCGRKRIKVAIDTGAQCSVMSAKTANLIGVGSVQKSPIKRLVTYSGDKILVKGRAFVDCVIRGETFRISFQVVDKDCATILDGDSAVKAKLITRIQQVTADRAEDSTYGFEPLRDLVNSDEDYKWKSEHQKAFDTIKKSLQEAPVLQYFKVGDPVVLSVDSSSRAYGAVLMQNGLPVAYATRSLTSAEQNYPQLEKEAGAIRFGCTKFHSYIWGAAVTIETDHKPLEVIFRKPMVDAPPRLRRILYDVKPYAPKVVYKPGKEIPVADALSRICASEEATSEEILADEREVYAISCLEKSAEIRYKNATLEDKTLQDLMRYIKTGWPDHANQVKQSVRSYFTFKEELSEYEGIVYKGEKIVIPEAERATLLKLIHKGHNGINSSIRLAREFLYWPGMAADIKNFVEKCRVCQQTQAAKQKEEIFLKKIPEYPFQIVASDLFHFATYDFVLLVDSFSGFYEFKKLPEASSEEVIRFLKEKFALLGCPEELHTDGGPQYSSKAFTQFARDWGFKHEKSSPGFPRANGLAERYVQKAKKLIKKCSLSGEDIHHALLVQRNVPKENLGSPMERLMGRRTRTNLCAAKELLSPKDTPNVTEMLQKCREKQKVYADRGAKRFKELKIQSRVRMQNTDGSWSSGTVKEKKGERSYVVVLDDGRELWRNSHFIEPTKSAGPIIPDRFVKFPDLVGEAESTEQTEVQANAEVEEGLSQQPRPNGSQIREEQPGPSTGRYVTRSGREVKPPEKLNL